In bacterium, the genomic stretch GAGCGGCATTTATTTTGCGAAAATAACCGCCAAAACTTCGGGTGGGAAAAAATCCACGCGTACCATCAAAATTGCGGTGTCCAAGTAACATGATCACCTTATTCATTGAGGCTTGCATCGTTTGAGCGCGAATCAACAAACGATTTCTGAAACAAGTGTCGTTGCCAGGGGCGCCTTTATCAACTTAATCGGCAATCTCGGTAAACTCTCCCATTTCGTTTTTGATATTATTGCAACTCGAGTGTTGGGACAGACGGTTTTCGGCTATTTCAGCACTACGTGGTTAATTATGAACCTTGCCTTTATCGTATGCTATTTTGGCGCTCATCGCCTCGTGATCGATTTTGTCGTCAAAAGCCGGACTGAAAATGATGAAGAATATTACAAGGGTATTGCGGCATATATTTATCTGAGCTTCATGCTCAGCGCGTTTTTTGTGCTTTTTATGTACTTGTTTGCAGGTGACATTGCACGATGGCTGGATAAACCGCCTCTGGAAGAATATCTGAAAATCATGTCGTGGTCAACGCCGTTTTATTGTTTGACGACCATTTTATTGACGGCAACGCGCGGATTAAAATTTATGAAGTTTTGGGTATTCGTGCGAAACGGCGCCGAACCATTTCTTGATCTCATATTTTTATGCATTATTTTCTTTTCGCTCTCTATTGTGGCAGCTCCGTTCTATGCCAAAGCGCTGGGTTTCACTGGCGGATGCTTTGTTGCACTATACTTTTTCAATAAATTTTTTTCGTTTAAAAAAATCTTCCGGTTTTGGCCTCCATTCAGTATTTGGAAACGGATCGTATCATTCGGATTACCGGTCATGTTTGCCGACTTTCTGTCCATTGTAATTTTAAAAGTTGACGTTATTGTGCTTAGCATTTTAGCGCCTGCGGGGCCCGTGGCCGTATTTCAGATAATTCTGAATATTGCCAATACCATGCGCAACATCCCGCAGGCTATCGACCCGATCATGATGCCGGTTGTAGTCGAAATGCGTCAGAAGAAAAATTACGACGCGCTAGAAAAAATTTATTCTACAATCATCCATATCAGTTTTTTTCTCAGTGCAGGATTTTTTGTACTCAATGTACTTTTCGGTCATTTGCTGTTGAACGTTTACGGAAGCGATTTTGTATACGGCACCACGGCTCTTGTTCTCACATGTTTTGGCATTATGCTGCATACAGTTTTTTCAAGCGTCGAACCGGTATTGATCATGTCAGGATTTCCTTATTTAAATTTATTTAACAATATTTTTTTCGTTGTGGTCAATCTTGTGATAGATTTTCTGCTCATTCCAAGTTATGGAATCCTTGGTGCAGCTATCGGATGCGTCACGGCCAGTGCTTTGACAGCCGGTTTGCAGTTGGGACAACTTTATTTTAAACTCAAGTTACGACCGATTCGATGGGATAATTGGCAAGTCGCGGCGTTTGGCGCTGCTTTTTTTGTAATCTATAGCGGACTTGACTTACTGTTCGATCGATTAGGTATCAACAACATAACTATACAAATTTTTTCTTTTATTTCTTATCTTGTATTATATCTATATTTCGGGTGGAAATGGATTTTTCATGATGATGATCGATTGATATTCTCAACTATTCTAAAAAAGAAACAGACTTCTTAGGGAGGAACTATTAAAGAAACATTAAACCGGCTTATTGCATTTTTTCGACAACAACCCGGAAAACAATTCAAGTTGAAGGAAATTGCCCGCCAGTTAGGTATTAAGTCGGCAAAAGAACTCGACAAATTATCCGATGCCGTTAATGAACTGCTCCATAACGGATCGCTCGTCAAGAAAGGCAAATATTACAGCTATCGCTCAAGCCTGCTTCAAGGAACTATTTCAATCAACAAAAGTGGCGAGGGTTTCGTAACCGTTGTCGGATACGAACAGGATTTTTTTATTTCGCCATCACGATTACGTACGGCTTTACATGGCGATAAAGTGATGATCGTGCCTATTGCAAAACGACGCAGCGGCAAACGTATTGAAGCCGAGGTTGTCGAAGTAATTGAACGGAAAAATACGCGCGTAATCGGTACGTTTGAACAGCGTCCGCAATTTGCACTGGTCATCCCCGATGATGTTCGTTTCCGGCGTGATATTTATGTTGCCGCTGGCGCTACAAACCATGCAAAGCCTGGACAAAAAGTTGTTGTCCGACTCGATTCGTGGGAAGATGAATATCAGAACCCTGAGGGTACGATTGTCGAAGTTCTTGGTTTTCCTGATGAAAAAGGTGTGGACGTTCTTTCGGTTGTCAAAGCACACGACTTACATTTCGATTTCCCAAAACGAGTGATGGAAGAAAGCGATCGCATTTCTGAAATGATTCCGCCGGAAGAAATTGAACGCCGGATGGATTTTCGTGAAGAAATTTGTTTTACAATCGATCCTTTTGACGCCAAGGATTTTGATGACGCCGTATCATTGAAATTGCTTGATGACGGACATTATCTGCTTGGCGTGCACATTGCCGATGTTAGCTACTATGTTCGCGAAAAGACAGAGTTGGATCGTGAAGCATACAAACGCGGAACCAGCACTTATCTGGTTGATCAGGTTATACCGATGCTGCCGGAAAAATTATCCAATGTCGTCTGCAGTCTTCGTCCGCATGTTGACCGATTGACTTATAGCGTATTTATGGTGATCGATCATACCGGCGCTGTTGTCGATTACGATATCGTTGAAACGATCATTCACAGTAAACGCCGGTTCACCTACGAAGAAATTCAGAGCGTCATCGACGGACAAACGCCCGATGCATTGGATTCGGCTATCCTGGATCAGATACTTACAATGCGCCAACTGTCACAACTTTTAACCAAGAAGCGGCTCCACGACGGCAGCATCGATTTTGACACGCCTGAATCAAAGTTCATCCTTGACGAAAATGGAAAACCTGTTCAATGTTATCGCAAAGACCGCTTGGCCAGTCATCGTTTGGTCGAAGAGTTTATGCTGTTGGCTAATCAAACCGTCTCGAGACATATCGGTTTGCACACTCATACTTCGAAAAAAAATCATTACCCGTTCTTGTATCGTATTCATGATAAACCGGTGACGGAAAAGTTTGAAAATTTCCTGCGGTTACTCAAAGTTTTCGGGCATGATTCGCATTTACCTAAATCCCGCGATCAAATAAGACCTAAACAAATTCAAAAAATTATTGAAAAGGTTAAGGGTACAAAAGAAGATCTTTTAATCGAAAAAGTTGCTATTCGCTCGATGGCTAAAGCAGAATATTCACCGGTCAATATTGGACATTTTGGTTTGGCATTTGATTATTACTCACACTTCACCTCACCCATTCGCCGGTATCCCGACTTGATCGTACACCGTCTTCTCAAAGAGTACGATCAGGGAATGACTTACAAACGTGTCGATTGGTGGCGGGAAGTATTGCCTGAAATGGCCAAACATTGCTCTGATCGAGAAAAAATCGCCATGGAAGCCGAACGTGAGTCAATTAAAGTAAAACAAGTTGAGTTCATGATGCAGCATATCGGTAATGTGTACGAAGGCATCATTTCAGGCGTAACCGGATTCGGAATTTTTGTGGAAATTGCTGAATTTCTGATTGAAGGATTGATTCACATCCGCAACCTCGAGGGCGATTATTATATTTTCGACGACAAAAATTATCGCTTAACGGGCGAACGTAAAAAACGTTCATTCCAACTGGGTGATGAAGTGACGGTACGAGTCGCAAACATCAATCGTGATAAACATGAAGTGGATTTTGAACTTGTGGACAATGAATTATGATTCTGTTCATATCCATATTGGACCGTTATTTAGTAAGAAAATTTCTGGCGGTGTTGATCTTTGCCCTGATCGCCATGGTTTCAATATTTGTGGCTGTCAACTACGTCGAAAACGCCGATAAATTCATCGACAGAAAAGTTCCAACCGACATTATCATCAGCTATTATCTAAATTTCATTCCCAATATCATTACATTAACGCTGCCTGTCGATATCTTGCTGGCTAGTTTATTTTCGATCGGGAGTCTTGCTCGATTCAACGAATTGACAGCTATTAAAGCGTCCGGAGTAAGTTTGTACCGTCTTATTTTTCCGGTGTTGATGTGTGCAGCCGGTGTCAGTCTATTGAATTTCTGGATCAGTGAGAACGTTGTCCCAACAGCCAATCAAAAAAAAACTGATTTGTGGCAAACGCATGTGGAGCGCGTTAATATCAACCGGCGTGCGATGGGCCGCGATATAGCGATGTACGACCCGAGCGGTGTTAAAGTATTCATTGATAAATTCGATAAGAACAGACTGATCGCCAGCAATATATCGATTCAAAAGTTTTTCGGCACACAGTTAATCGAGCGAATGGATGCTCTAGAAGCAAACTGGGATTCCTCCAAGAATTCATGGAACTTCAAAAACGTTAGCGTTCGCACCTTTGATCAAGGACATGAAAAAGTCGAGCGCCTGACTGTGCTCGTAAAAGATGATCTGTTTTTCGATCCGGATGATATTTTGAGGCGCGAGCGTAATCCTGAAGAAATGAATTTCGAAGAGATGAGCGCTTTTATTTTGAAGCTCAAACGCAGCGGAGCTCGTACGGAAAGATGGGAAGTTGATTACCATTTAAAATTTTCATACCCGCTGACTTGTTTTATCATGGTACTTTTCGGAGCGCCCCTCGCGGCATCCCGTCGCAAGAGTGGTGCTGGAATGAATATTTTTCTTACTCTCGTTATTTGCTTCTCATATTGGATTTTGATTCAAATGGGCCGTTGGATGGGTTACAGTCAGTCCCTGACTCCGATTCAGGCAGCTTGGCTTGGCAACGCGGTTTTCGGCTTCTTAAGTCTTCTGATTTTGTCGCGAATGAAAAGCTAAGATGGAAAATAAAAGAAGCGTTGCAGAACCCCTAAGAAACTGCAACGCTTCACAAATTGATCAAAAGCCCTAACTTCAGACCAATTTACCCTAAACCCTCAAAACAAGGAGAAAATTTTCAAAAAACTGAAATGAACTTCACAGAAATCTGAAGTTACATTTATTTTTACTAATTTTAACTGTTTGTTTTTAAACAATTAAAGTTTAATCGTTGAATACTTACTTTTAAATAGGACAATTATTGTACCATGTTGGAGTCTACGTAGAGAATAAGCTTCAATAAATCACTTCTTCAAGACACAAACCTACGGCTGGCGCCGTAAATCCTGCAAGTTTACGATCCTCTTTTTCGATAATGACCGGCAAGTCATTCGATGAAATTTTCCCTTTTCCCAGATTAATAAACGTTCCTACGAGACATCGTACCATGTTGTGCAGAAAACGGTTAGCATGAATTTCAAATATTTTTAATCCTTTTTCTTCATACCATTGCGCACCAATGACATTACAGCGATAATGATTGACTTCCGCTTCCGAAAGACAAAAAGTCTTAAAACTTTTTTCTCCGAGCAAATGCACAACCGATTCCTGCATGATTTCAAAATTCAGCGTATGAGGGTAATACCAATGATACTGGCGACCAATAGCTATCGGCTGCTGAATGATCCGATATCTATATCGTCTGCTTTTGGCGGAAAATCGCGCATGAAAGTTCAAATCAACTTCTTCGACAGCTGTAATACGAACATCGTTAGGTAACACGGCATTAAGGCCTTTTTGTAAAGCGCCTGCTTCGATCAGTTTTTCAATTTTAAAGTTGCCCACTTGCCCCCGCGCATGAACTCCCGTATCAGTACGTCCGGCCCCTTCAACTACGGCATCTTCGCCGGTAATATGCTTCACGGCTTTTTGCAATTCGCCCTGA encodes the following:
- a CDS encoding LptF/LptG family permease; this translates as MILFISILDRYLVRKFLAVLIFALIAMVSIFVAVNYVENADKFIDRKVPTDIIISYYLNFIPNIITLTLPVDILLASLFSIGSLARFNELTAIKASGVSLYRLIFPVLMCAAGVSLLNFWISENVVPTANQKKTDLWQTHVERVNINRRAMGRDIAMYDPSGVKVFIDKFDKNRLIASNISIQKFFGTQLIERMDALEANWDSSKNSWNFKNVSVRTFDQGHEKVERLTVLVKDDLFFDPDDILRRERNPEEMNFEEMSAFILKLKRSGARTERWEVDYHLKFSYPLTCFIMVLFGAPLAASRRKSGAGMNIFLTLVICFSYWILIQMGRWMGYSQSLTPIQAAWLGNAVFGFLSLLILSRMKS
- the truA gene encoding tRNA pseudouridine(38-40) synthase TruA, encoding MRNIKINIEYDGTKFHGWQFQKEQRSVQGELQKAVKHITGEDAVVEGAGRTDTGVHARGQVGNFKIEKLIEAGALQKGLNAVLPNDVRITAVEEVDLNFHARFSAKSRRYRYRIIQQPIAIGRQYHWYYPHTLNFEIMQESVVHLLGEKSFKTFCLSEAEVNHYRCNVIGAQWYEEKGLKIFEIHANRFLHNMVRCLVGTFINLGKGKISSNDLPVIIEKEDRKLAGFTAPAVGLCLEEVIY
- a CDS encoding oligosaccharide flippase family protein, which encodes MSANQQTISETSVVARGAFINLIGNLGKLSHFVFDIIATRVLGQTVFGYFSTTWLIMNLAFIVCYFGAHRLVIDFVVKSRTENDEEYYKGIAAYIYLSFMLSAFFVLFMYLFAGDIARWLDKPPLEEYLKIMSWSTPFYCLTTILLTATRGLKFMKFWVFVRNGAEPFLDLIFLCIIFFSLSIVAAPFYAKALGFTGGCFVALYFFNKFFSFKKIFRFWPPFSIWKRIVSFGLPVMFADFLSIVILKVDVIVLSILAPAGPVAVFQIILNIANTMRNIPQAIDPIMMPVVVEMRQKKNYDALEKIYSTIIHISFFLSAGFFVLNVLFGHLLLNVYGSDFVYGTTALVLTCFGIMLHTVFSSVEPVLIMSGFPYLNLFNNIFFVVVNLVIDFLLIPSYGILGAAIGCVTASALTAGLQLGQLYFKLKLRPIRWDNWQVAAFGAAFFVIYSGLDLLFDRLGINNITIQIFSFISYLVLYLYFGWKWIFHDDDRLIFSTILKKKQTS
- the rnr gene encoding ribonuclease R; translation: MKETLNRLIAFFRQQPGKQFKLKEIARQLGIKSAKELDKLSDAVNELLHNGSLVKKGKYYSYRSSLLQGTISINKSGEGFVTVVGYEQDFFISPSRLRTALHGDKVMIVPIAKRRSGKRIEAEVVEVIERKNTRVIGTFEQRPQFALVIPDDVRFRRDIYVAAGATNHAKPGQKVVVRLDSWEDEYQNPEGTIVEVLGFPDEKGVDVLSVVKAHDLHFDFPKRVMEESDRISEMIPPEEIERRMDFREEICFTIDPFDAKDFDDAVSLKLLDDGHYLLGVHIADVSYYVREKTELDREAYKRGTSTYLVDQVIPMLPEKLSNVVCSLRPHVDRLTYSVFMVIDHTGAVVDYDIVETIIHSKRRFTYEEIQSVIDGQTPDALDSAILDQILTMRQLSQLLTKKRLHDGSIDFDTPESKFILDENGKPVQCYRKDRLASHRLVEEFMLLANQTVSRHIGLHTHTSKKNHYPFLYRIHDKPVTEKFENFLRLLKVFGHDSHLPKSRDQIRPKQIQKIIEKVKGTKEDLLIEKVAIRSMAKAEYSPVNIGHFGLAFDYYSHFTSPIRRYPDLIVHRLLKEYDQGMTYKRVDWWREVLPEMAKHCSDREKIAMEAERESIKVKQVEFMMQHIGNVYEGIISGVTGFGIFVEIAEFLIEGLIHIRNLEGDYYIFDDKNYRLTGERKKRSFQLGDEVTVRVANINRDKHEVDFELVDNEL